From one Luteipulveratus mongoliensis genomic stretch:
- the rplS gene encoding 50S ribosomal protein L19, which produces MKKFDAIDAASLRDDVPEFRAGDTLNVHVKVIEGTRSRVQVFKGVVIRRHGAGIGETFTVRKVSFGVGVERTFPLHTPVIEKVEVVTRGDVRRAKLYYLRDLRGKAAKIKEKRDTPAKQA; this is translated from the coding sequence ATGAAGAAGTTCGACGCGATCGACGCGGCCAGCCTGCGCGACGACGTCCCGGAGTTCCGCGCCGGTGACACCCTCAATGTGCACGTCAAGGTCATCGAGGGCACGCGCTCTCGTGTCCAGGTGTTCAAGGGTGTTGTCATCCGTCGCCACGGAGCCGGCATCGGCGAGACCTTCACGGTCCGCAAGGTGTCCTTCGGCGTCGGCGTGGAGCGTACGTTCCCGCTGCACACCCCGGTCATCGAGAAGGTCGAGGTCGTCACCCGTGGTGACGTGCGTCGCGCCAAGCTCTACTACCTGCGCGACCTGCGCGGTAAGGCCGCGAAGATCAAGGAGAAGCGCGACACGCCTGCCAAGCAGGCCTGA
- the trmD gene encoding tRNA (guanosine(37)-N1)-methyltransferase TrmD: MRLDVVSIFPDYLAPLDLSLIGKARRDGLLDLKVHDLRDFTHDRHRTVDDSPYGGGAGMVMKPEPWSEALASVAADVDARPTLIVPGPGGTPFTQAMARDLAKQDHLVFACGRYEGIDERVYEAAAEAYDVRIVSLGDYVLNGGEVAVLAIVEAVARLLPGVIGNADSLVEESHEDGLLEYPVYTKPPVWDGRAVPDVLLSGDHGKIAAWRHQQRLERTAARRPDLLHASGSVAVGDLTDGSLALATPGDVGELLTLTHACWLKEGIANGMLDIPAQHETVESLTASLGEWQTYVLRSGGRLVGSIRGQLEDDVWEIGRLMVAPDLHGRGLGRWLLGRIQALAPTAATSFALVTGARSEANIRMYKKAGFRQAPSSPIAGTVHLTKRRR; this comes from the coding sequence ATGCGCCTTGACGTGGTCTCGATCTTTCCGGACTACCTTGCGCCGCTTGACCTTTCACTGATCGGCAAGGCCCGGCGCGACGGGCTGCTGGACCTGAAGGTTCACGACCTGCGTGACTTCACACACGACCGGCACCGCACGGTCGATGACTCCCCGTACGGCGGTGGCGCCGGCATGGTCATGAAGCCGGAGCCGTGGAGCGAGGCGCTCGCCAGCGTTGCTGCGGACGTCGACGCGCGGCCGACGCTGATCGTGCCGGGACCCGGTGGCACGCCGTTCACCCAGGCGATGGCTCGCGACCTCGCGAAGCAGGACCACCTCGTGTTCGCCTGCGGCCGCTACGAAGGCATCGACGAGCGTGTCTACGAGGCGGCGGCGGAGGCGTACGACGTGCGCATCGTCTCCCTGGGCGACTACGTGCTCAACGGCGGCGAGGTCGCCGTGCTCGCCATCGTGGAGGCCGTCGCCCGGCTGCTGCCCGGAGTCATCGGCAATGCGGATTCGTTGGTCGAGGAGTCGCACGAGGACGGGCTGCTGGAGTACCCCGTCTACACCAAGCCCCCGGTGTGGGACGGTCGCGCGGTGCCGGACGTGCTGCTGTCGGGTGACCACGGCAAGATCGCGGCCTGGCGGCACCAGCAGCGGCTCGAGCGCACGGCCGCGCGGCGGCCCGACCTGCTCCACGCGTCCGGATCCGTCGCCGTCGGTGACCTCACGGACGGCTCCCTTGCGCTCGCGACGCCCGGCGATGTGGGCGAGCTGCTCACCCTGACGCACGCGTGCTGGCTGAAGGAGGGCATCGCGAACGGCATGCTCGACATCCCGGCGCAGCACGAGACGGTGGAGTCCCTCACCGCGTCGCTCGGGGAGTGGCAGACGTACGTACTCCGCTCAGGTGGTCGCCTCGTGGGTTCGATCAGGGGTCAGCTCGAGGATGACGTCTGGGAGATCGGCCGCCTGATGGTCGCTCCGGACCTGCACGGCCGTGGGCTCGGCCGGTGGTTGCTCGGACGCATCCAGGCGCTCGCACCGACCGCCGCGACCTCGTTCGCGCTGGTCACCGGCGCGAGGAGTGAGGCGAACATCCGGATGTACAAGAAGGCCGGCTTCCGCCAGGCGCCCAGCAGCCCGATCGCCGGCACCGTGCACCTGACTAAGCGGCGGCGTTGA
- a CDS encoding RNA-binding protein, protein MLEEALEHLVKGIVDHDGDVVVRRKDNRRGELLEVRVHPDDLGRVIGRSGRTASALRTVVSALAGGKSVRVDIVDTDRVR, encoded by the coding sequence GTGCTCGAGGAGGCCCTGGAACACCTGGTCAAGGGCATCGTCGACCACGACGGTGACGTCGTGGTCCGCCGCAAGGACAACCGTCGCGGCGAGCTGCTCGAGGTCCGGGTCCACCCCGATGACCTCGGTCGCGTGATCGGCCGCTCGGGTCGCACTGCTTCGGCGCTGCGCACCGTCGTGTCGGCTCTCGCGGGTGGCAAGAGCGTCCGGGTCGACATCGTCGACACCGACCGGGTGCGGTAG
- a CDS encoding SRPBCC family protein, which produces MSSSVVAQQSRAIPIPVDEAFARTLVLPLPDLFSRRYGPVPRIKEVRDQDGEWARAGQTRTIALADGGSMVEELMTVDPPHRFTYVLTQVKGPLAPLSQRIEGEWAFVPTGTGTEVTWSWTMAPRTPVSRAGLIVFARLWKGYARHALEVLSHELVR; this is translated from the coding sequence ATGTCTTCGAGCGTTGTTGCCCAGCAGTCCCGCGCCATCCCGATCCCGGTCGACGAGGCGTTCGCGCGGACCTTGGTGCTGCCGTTGCCGGACCTGTTCTCGCGGCGGTACGGCCCGGTGCCACGCATCAAGGAGGTCCGCGACCAGGACGGCGAGTGGGCTCGGGCGGGTCAGACCCGCACGATCGCGCTCGCCGACGGCGGGAGCATGGTCGAGGAGCTCATGACCGTCGACCCGCCGCACCGGTTCACCTATGTGCTGACGCAGGTCAAGGGTCCGCTCGCACCGCTGAGTCAGCGCATCGAGGGCGAGTGGGCGTTCGTCCCAACAGGGACCGGGACCGAGGTGACGTGGAGCTGGACGATGGCGCCGCGTACCCCGGTGTCCCGAGCGGGCCTGATCGTGTTCGCCCGGTTGTGGAAGGGCTACGCCCGACACGCGCTCGAGGTGCTGTCCCACGAGCTCGTGCGCTGA
- a CDS encoding SDR family NAD(P)-dependent oxidoreductase produces the protein MATTDRPVWFITGASTGLGRAIALAAEAAGNAVVATARRPDDVADLAGEHVLTTRLDVTDAQSITDAVAAAHERFGRIDVLVNNAGYSLRGALEEWADTELRDVFDVNVFGVANVTREVLPAMREQGSGTVVMMSSIGGVRTTLGGTAYNTTKFALEGLSEGLSNEVAAFGVRVLIVEPGPFRTDFAGRSNRWPTPLPAYDAVLSAARERFAAQDGQQTGDPDAAARVIVEVASGTDVPLRLPLGPESFDGIRARLQSRLSELDAVEPIGRDTSYQPVE, from the coding sequence GTGGCAACAACCGATCGGCCGGTGTGGTTCATCACCGGCGCAAGCACCGGACTCGGCCGGGCCATCGCGCTTGCAGCCGAGGCCGCTGGCAACGCCGTGGTTGCGACCGCGCGCCGCCCCGACGACGTCGCTGACCTGGCTGGCGAGCACGTACTCACCACCCGCCTCGATGTCACGGACGCACAGAGCATCACGGACGCCGTGGCCGCAGCCCACGAGCGGTTCGGCCGGATCGACGTACTCGTCAACAACGCGGGCTACTCATTGCGTGGCGCTCTTGAGGAATGGGCCGACACAGAGCTGCGAGATGTGTTTGATGTCAACGTGTTCGGCGTTGCCAACGTCACCCGAGAAGTACTGCCGGCGATGCGCGAGCAGGGCTCGGGCACCGTCGTGATGATGTCCTCGATCGGTGGTGTGCGGACCACGCTCGGCGGGACGGCGTACAACACCACCAAGTTCGCCCTCGAAGGTCTCTCCGAAGGGTTGTCCAACGAGGTCGCGGCATTCGGGGTGCGCGTGCTCATCGTCGAGCCGGGACCGTTTCGCACCGACTTCGCCGGGCGGTCCAACCGATGGCCCACTCCCCTGCCGGCGTACGACGCTGTGCTGAGTGCCGCACGCGAGCGATTCGCCGCGCAGGACGGTCAGCAGACGGGTGATCCGGACGCAGCGGCGCGAGTGATCGTGGAGGTCGCGAGCGGGACTGACGTGCCGTTGCGACTGCCTCTGGGACCGGAGTCGTTCGACGGCATCCGAGCCCGCCTGCAGAGCCGACTCAGCGAGCTCGACGCCGTCGAACCCATCGGCCGCGACACGTCCTACCAGCCGGTCGAGTAG
- a CDS encoding C40 family peptidase: MTRNASTARTILQRAAISAAAVAMIAGGAVATAGSASAAPKPITLTSASCPYSIAKGQTSGCVTRLQDLLNAKQGAKLVADGVFGERTRVAVVTWQKNHKLTADGLVGPATKASLEGKPSTSVQARIVSQAKALAKTPNVRYGLGDGHGAKPGPTSGRIDCSGYTRWVVGKALGHEKFARWDSSADQKRKVVATSRPVAGDLVFFNKPGAAISHVGVYLGSSTMLSAIQYGNVNGIHKDNLSVMNGYQRSFGRVTG; the protein is encoded by the coding sequence ATGACTCGCAACGCCAGCACGGCTCGCACCATCCTTCAACGCGCCGCGATCTCGGCCGCCGCCGTGGCGATGATCGCCGGTGGCGCCGTGGCTACAGCGGGCTCGGCCTCTGCCGCGCCCAAGCCGATCACGCTCACCTCGGCCTCGTGCCCGTACAGCATCGCCAAGGGCCAGACCAGTGGCTGCGTCACTCGCCTGCAGGACCTCCTCAATGCCAAGCAGGGCGCCAAGCTGGTCGCCGACGGCGTCTTCGGCGAGCGCACCCGCGTCGCTGTCGTGACCTGGCAGAAGAACCACAAGCTGACCGCGGACGGTCTGGTTGGCCCGGCCACCAAGGCCTCCTTGGAGGGCAAGCCGTCGACCAGCGTCCAAGCACGCATCGTCAGCCAGGCCAAGGCTCTGGCGAAGACGCCCAACGTCCGTTACGGGCTCGGTGACGGACACGGCGCCAAGCCCGGGCCGACCAGTGGCCGCATCGACTGCTCCGGCTACACCCGTTGGGTGGTGGGCAAGGCGTTGGGCCACGAGAAGTTCGCGAGGTGGGACTCGTCCGCGGACCAGAAGAGGAAGGTCGTCGCGACCTCAAGGCCGGTCGCAGGCGACCTGGTCTTCTTCAACAAGCCCGGAGCGGCCATCTCGCACGTCGGTGTCTACCTCGGCAGCAGCACCATGCTGAGCGCGATCCAGTACGGCAACGTCAACGGCATCCACAAGGACAACCTGTCCGTGATGAACGGCTACCAGCGCTCGTTCGGCCGAGTGACCGGCTGA
- the lepB gene encoding signal peptidase I, with product MTEHVASERITTDGVDSPEPTPSSRVGRRRWPILVLAFLALVVLTRGLLVETFYVPSGSMEPTLSGGDRIAVWKPGADDVRRGDVVVFNGTKAFGPSRETSEPSGLSKAVRSVGDALGFRSGESDYVKRVIAVGGDRVRMDSAGKVFVNDTAITEPYARVQSAGPPFDVAVPSGRLWVMGDNRAQSDDSRGHLGDPGGGTVKADDVVGKVVGRYWPLTDVGGLPSDAAQDRGGNHD from the coding sequence ATGACCGAGCACGTCGCTTCTGAGCGCATCACCACCGATGGCGTGGACTCCCCGGAGCCCACGCCATCGTCGCGTGTCGGGCGTCGGCGCTGGCCGATCCTGGTCCTGGCATTCCTCGCGCTGGTCGTGCTGACCCGCGGGCTGCTCGTCGAGACCTTCTACGTCCCCTCGGGCTCCATGGAGCCGACTCTGTCCGGTGGTGACCGGATCGCGGTCTGGAAGCCCGGCGCCGATGACGTACGCCGCGGCGACGTCGTGGTCTTCAACGGCACCAAGGCGTTCGGTCCGAGCCGCGAGACCAGCGAGCCGTCGGGGCTGTCGAAGGCGGTCCGGTCGGTGGGCGACGCGCTCGGATTCCGCTCCGGCGAGTCTGACTACGTCAAGCGAGTCATCGCGGTCGGCGGCGATCGGGTCCGGATGGACTCAGCCGGAAAGGTGTTCGTCAACGACACCGCGATCACCGAGCCTTACGCCCGCGTCCAGAGCGCTGGGCCACCGTTCGACGTCGCCGTGCCGTCCGGCCGGCTCTGGGTGATGGGCGACAACCGAGCCCAGTCCGACGACTCGCGAGGGCACCTCGGTGACCCGGGCGGCGGAACCGTGAAGGCCGATGATGTCGTTGGCAAGGTCGTGGGGCGATACTGGCCGCTGACCGACGTCGGGGGTCTGCCCTCAGACGCAGCACAGGACCGCGGGGGCAACCATGACTGA
- a CDS encoding TetR/AcrR family transcriptional regulator, whose translation MVDDRLPGRPRSEASRAATLRAAYDLLQEKGFRQVTTAEIARRAGVSTATVYRWWDSKADVLLDAVHEQGDRYPAFEEGDDTFTELLTEVRGVIRFYASATGQATLDLVAESRFDDDLARGLRERFIAGRRASAKAVLRRGIERGEVRSDLRLDAAVDAIWGALYYRLQVSGEPLRPAYARELLTTLWPALSAQAG comes from the coding sequence GTGGTAGATGACAGGCTGCCCGGTCGACCACGGAGCGAGGCGAGTCGCGCTGCCACGCTGCGGGCGGCGTACGACCTGTTGCAGGAGAAGGGTTTTCGTCAGGTGACGACGGCGGAGATCGCCCGTCGCGCTGGTGTCAGCACGGCGACGGTCTACCGGTGGTGGGACTCCAAGGCCGATGTCTTGCTGGACGCTGTGCACGAGCAGGGCGATCGCTACCCGGCGTTCGAGGAAGGGGATGACACGTTCACCGAGCTGCTCACCGAGGTGCGTGGCGTGATCCGTTTCTATGCGTCCGCCACGGGACAGGCCACGTTGGACCTGGTCGCGGAGTCGCGCTTCGACGACGACCTGGCGCGCGGCCTGCGAGAGCGGTTCATCGCCGGTCGACGGGCGAGCGCGAAGGCCGTCCTGCGTCGTGGCATCGAGCGGGGTGAGGTGCGCTCCGATCTGCGGCTGGACGCCGCGGTCGACGCGATCTGGGGCGCGCTGTACTACCGGCTGCAGGTGTCGGGAGAGCCGTTGCGGCCGGCATACGCGCGCGAGCTGCTCACGACGCTGTGGCCGGCCCTCTCTGCTCAGGCGGGCTGA
- the rimM gene encoding ribosome maturation factor RimM (Essential for efficient processing of 16S rRNA) yields MDDVMVARIGKAHGLKGEVTVQVHTDSPEERFVVGATFVTEPAEAGPLTVRASRVHNGIQLLAFEGAPDRTAAEALRGTRLVAAPDPDDEEDAWYEDDLIGLEVLDTKGVSVGRVVALHPRPVQDLLEIEKTGGGVAYVPFVEEIVPEVDVDAGRVVIDPPPGLLDLES; encoded by the coding sequence ATGGACGACGTGATGGTGGCCCGGATCGGCAAGGCCCACGGGCTGAAGGGCGAGGTGACCGTTCAGGTCCATACCGACTCGCCGGAGGAGCGCTTCGTCGTTGGCGCGACGTTCGTCACCGAGCCCGCTGAGGCCGGACCGCTGACCGTGCGAGCTTCGAGGGTTCACAACGGGATTCAGCTGTTGGCCTTCGAGGGCGCCCCCGACCGTACGGCTGCCGAGGCTCTGCGCGGGACCCGCCTCGTCGCCGCGCCGGACCCCGATGACGAGGAGGACGCCTGGTATGAGGACGACCTCATCGGCCTGGAGGTCCTCGACACCAAGGGTGTGTCCGTGGGTCGCGTCGTGGCCCTGCACCCGCGGCCGGTGCAGGACCTTCTCGAGATCGAGAAGACGGGCGGTGGCGTCGCCTATGTGCCGTTCGTCGAGGAGATCGTGCCGGAGGTCGACGTCGACGCCGGCCGCGTGGTGATCGACCCGCCGCCCGGACTGCTGGACCTGGAGTCTTGA
- a CDS encoding DUF4395 domain-containing protein, whose amino-acid sequence MSSLLGFPNPVNEKAARTVAAVVAVTGAVILVTGWLWLLVPLAYGFVARVLTGPRLSPLGTVAMKVIAPRLGEPRLSPGPPKRFAQGIGAVLTTAAAIGGLALGWTTFALVLTGVLVVFATLESALGFCAGCYVFGHLMRLGVIPEETCAACNDIRLRQPA is encoded by the coding sequence ATGAGTTCCCTGCTGGGCTTCCCCAACCCGGTCAACGAGAAGGCCGCGCGCACGGTCGCAGCCGTGGTTGCGGTGACCGGCGCCGTCATCCTCGTGACGGGCTGGCTCTGGCTGCTCGTGCCCCTGGCGTACGGATTCGTCGCGCGCGTCCTGACCGGCCCACGCCTCAGCCCGCTCGGCACCGTGGCCATGAAGGTCATCGCGCCCCGACTCGGCGAACCCCGCCTCTCCCCCGGCCCGCCCAAGCGGTTCGCCCAGGGCATCGGCGCGGTGCTGACCACGGCGGCTGCGATCGGTGGACTGGCGCTCGGCTGGACGACATTCGCCCTCGTGCTGACCGGTGTCCTCGTGGTCTTCGCGACCCTCGAGTCCGCACTCGGATTCTGCGCCGGCTGCTACGTCTTCGGACACCTCATGCGGCTGGGCGTCATCCCTGAGGAGACCTGCGCCGCCTGCAACGACATCCGCCTTCGTCAGCCCGCCTGA
- a CDS encoding helix-turn-helix transcriptional regulator yields the protein MTSRTFSPIALSVLRNADRRLRSAERGDMVKRYAACRTALASLAPIESFYVGHYRGESTLVIPYTVDREAFNGSTVQDFGPHGMSAWIRASRRPYRYADDNGRMLGRGYPFGKVDERSQDALIVPLLDRETGEATGLMAALSGTPDVFDDEVAHAAQWLAKALVSAAARDADEAEDLDLYALYPELDSTVPRSDTDLVVEVSSRLERLHVAIEELQDHARAQDDGKQLASATRARALCEQAQTHVAHLLLHQPVKEAAADPLAPLTDREREIAQLIAEGGHTNSELAERLVISEKTVKGHVGGILRKLGISQRSSIAYVIDGAEGSEDVRLDRPRVPGP from the coding sequence GTGACCTCGCGGACGTTCTCACCGATCGCCCTCTCCGTACTGCGCAACGCCGACCGCCGGCTGCGGTCTGCCGAGCGCGGCGACATGGTCAAGCGGTACGCCGCCTGCCGCACGGCGCTCGCCAGTCTCGCCCCCATCGAGAGCTTCTACGTCGGTCACTACCGCGGCGAGTCGACCCTGGTCATCCCTTACACCGTGGACCGCGAGGCGTTCAACGGATCGACGGTGCAGGACTTCGGTCCGCACGGTATGTCGGCCTGGATCCGGGCCTCTCGACGCCCCTACCGCTACGCCGACGACAACGGTCGGATGCTCGGGCGGGGCTATCCGTTCGGGAAGGTCGACGAGCGCTCACAGGACGCGCTGATCGTGCCGCTGCTCGATCGCGAGACCGGTGAGGCCACCGGATTGATGGCGGCCCTGAGCGGCACACCGGACGTCTTCGACGACGAGGTCGCACACGCCGCGCAGTGGTTGGCGAAGGCCCTCGTGTCGGCCGCGGCGCGTGACGCCGACGAGGCCGAGGACCTGGACCTCTACGCGCTCTATCCCGAGCTCGACAGCACGGTGCCTCGCAGCGACACCGATCTGGTGGTGGAGGTCAGCTCGCGCCTGGAGCGACTGCACGTCGCCATCGAGGAGCTGCAGGACCACGCGCGCGCCCAGGACGACGGCAAGCAGCTGGCGTCGGCGACCAGGGCGCGTGCGCTCTGTGAGCAGGCGCAGACCCACGTCGCCCACCTGCTCCTGCACCAACCGGTGAAGGAGGCTGCGGCCGACCCGCTGGCTCCGCTCACCGATCGCGAGCGAGAGATCGCCCAGCTCATTGCCGAGGGCGGACACACCAACTCAGAGCTGGCCGAGCGTCTGGTGATCTCCGAGAAGACCGTGAAGGGCCATGTCGGCGGCATCCTGCGCAAGCTCGGCATCAGCCAACGCTCGAGCATCGCCTACGTCATCGATGGCGCAGAAGGGTCCGAAGACGTACGGCTCGACCGGCCCAGGGTCCCGGGACCTTGA